From Arachis stenosperma cultivar V10309 chromosome 2, arast.V10309.gnm1.PFL2, whole genome shotgun sequence, one genomic window encodes:
- the LOC130963170 gene encoding uncharacterized protein LOC130963170 — protein sequence MAITDDASMQQIFCIYQQTRFQVPLIELYVEFEQHTRVDEFDEDVNVNEFGDIGWEEDKDDSEEEFEANYEVDDKNDDEDLASNPAVPNEAHAVISQQPFGEGNVAAEDGEFSVEIEFGSRESVISAIKSYIISKGVDYTVYESESQTFYAKCKGYGVGCDWLIRASLIQKKACWEIRRYNGKHTCTMRTISQDHAKLDSNTIADAIRPLVEADPSIKVKSIIAEIQSRFNYTICYRKAWLPKQKSVAKVFGGWEVSYQTLPVWLKTMTAKMPRSRVQIKTLPVYRESEEVQGVRVLHRIFWSFYPCIVAFRHCKPLVQVDGTHLYGKYKGALLVDVAQDRNQNIGPIAFVIVEGETADAWEFFLSNLQRYVVTIDGVGIIFDRHNSIDAAIARSNGAWSPPRAWHMYCIKHIGSNFLRRFKAPYLYKLVVNTGYSRMEQEYNKNYQRLRERGEAYTQWCDEIGVQRWVLAFDGGHHWDI from the exons ATGGCCATCACTGATGATGCAAGCATGCAGCAGATATTCTGTATTTATCAACAAACCCGATTTCAAGTGCCGCTAATAGAGCTGTACGTTGAGTTTGAACAGCATACGAGGGTGGATGAATTTGACGAGGATGTCAACGTTAATGAGTTCGGGGATATAGGCTGGGAAGAAGATAAAGACGACAGTGAAGAGGAGTTCGAAGCCAACTATGAAGTCGATGACAAAAACGATGACGAAGATCTGGCAAGCAATCCGGCGGTGCCAAATGAAGCGCATGCTGTTATAAGCCAGCAGCCGTTTG GTGAAGGCAACGTTGCGGCCGAAGATGGTGAATTCAGTGTCGAAATAGAATTTGGCTCTAGAGAGTCGGTGATATCTGCAATCAAAAGCTACATTATCTCTAAAGGAGTTGATTACACTGTGTATGAGTCTGAGTCGCAGACATTCTATGCGAAATGCAAGGGTTATGGTGTCGGGTGCGATTGGCTTATCCGAGCTAGCTTGattcaaaagaaagcttgttgGGAGATCAGGAGATACAATGGCAAACACACGTGCACCATGAGAACGATCTCGCAAGATCATGCCAAGTTGGACTCAAACACAATTGCAGATGCCATTAGGCCGTTGGTCGAAGCAGATCCGTCGATAAAGGTAAAGTCTATTATTGCAGAAATTCAGTCAAGGTTCAACTACACTATCTGTTACCGCAAGGCTTGGTTGCCAAAGCAGAAATCTGTCGCAAAAGTTtttggtggttgggaggtttctTACCAGACTCTGCCAGTTTGGTTGAAAACAATGACTGCAAAGATGCCAAGGTCTCGTGTTCAAATAAAGACGCTCCCTGTTTACCGTGAAAGTGAGGAGGTTCAAGGTGTAAGAGTTCTTCATCGCATTTTTTGGAGCTTCTATCCTTGTATAGTAGCATTCCGACATTGCAAGCCACTGGTGCAGGTTGATGGCACACACCTGTACGGAAAATATAAAGGTGCGCTTTTAGTTGACGTTGCACAGGATAGGAACCAAAACATTGGGCCTATTGCGTTTGTAATAGTCGAGGGTGAGACAGCAGACGCGTGGGAGTTTTTCCTAAGCAATCTGCAGAGATATGTTGTTACCATCGATGGCGTCGGCATTATTTTTGACCGCCATAACTCCATCGACGCAGCAATAGCTCGCAGCAACGGTGCATGGTCACCGCCAAGAGCGTGGCACATGTATTGCATTAAGCACATCGGTTCCAACTTCTTAAGGAGGTTCAAGGCTCCGTATTTGTATAAACTCGTGGTTAATACAG GATATTCTAGGATGGAGCAAGAGTACAACAAAAACTACCAAAGGCTGAGAGAGCGGGGTGAGGCGTATACGCAGTGGTGTGATGAGATCGGTGTTCAGAGATGGGTGTTGGCATTCGACGGGGGTCATCATTGGGACATATGA